The sequence below is a genomic window from Candidatus Wallbacteria bacterium.
GGAGATGCAGCCTGAACTTATGCCCCTGCTGGATCTGTCTGGACAATCCGGTTTCAGGTCTGTAGAAAACCAGTTCCCTGCCGGATAGTATCAGCGCATCGCTGCCTTTATTTCTCAAAAGTGACACGATTGAGTTCAAAAACAGTGGTCACTCCTTCCTTCAGCTTGCGAATTCCGGAATCCCTGATGCTTACTATGCCTTCCAGCCTTGCCTTGGCTTCAATCTCCAGCGGGGAAGTTTTACGGATGATCAGTTCCTTGACCGTGTCTGAGAGCGGAAAAACCTCCATGATCGCTGTGCGTTCAAAATATCCGGTATAATTGCAATGTTCGCAGCCTGCACCCTTGAAGACATCGAATCCCATGTATTTTCCATCAGCCACCTTGCAGAACGGGCAGATTTTCCTGACCAGACGCTGGGTAAGAATCAGGTTGAAAGCTGCAATAAACTGGTATGATTCGATGCCCAGGTTGATCAGACGGAAAATACTGTCAATGACATGATTGGCATGAATAGTGGAAAAAACGAGATGTCCGGTCAGTGCTGCGTTGATGGCAATGTCTGCAGTCTCAAAGTCGCGGATTTCACCCACCATGATTTTATCCGGATCATGCCTGACTATTGATCGCAACCCTTTTTCGAATGAGAGGCCTTTCTTTTCATTGACCGGGATCTGAACTATGTCCGGCAGCTGATATTCAACCGGGTCTTCGATGGTGATGATCTTATCTTCAGTCCGCTTAATGAATTTGAGGGCTGAATAAAGTGTAGTGGTTTTCCCTGAGCCGGTAGGTCCTGCTACCAGTATCATTCCGTAAGGCAGACGCACATTTTTCTTAAACACTTCGAGCTGCTCAGGAAAAAAACCAAGCTGTTCCAGGTCAAGTGATAGATTCTGCTTGTCCAGGATACGGATTACGATCACTTCGCCGAAAATGGAAGGCAGCACTGAAACACGGAAATCGACGCTGCGTTCCTTGAGGTTGATCCGGAATCTGCCGTCCTGGGGCGTGCGTTTTTCCGCGATATCAAGATTTGCCATGATCTTGATCCTGGAAACCAGCTGTTCGTGGATTGAGCGATCAAGGTCCCTGGCGATTTCCTGCAGAATACCGTCGATCCTGTATTTAACCTTGAGATTGTTCTCGTAACACTCGATGTGAATATCGCTCGCCCTTTTTTCCAGGGCATTCAGGATCAGGCTGTTCACCAGCTTGATGATTGGATTCTCTATGTTTTTCAGATTTTCCACGATCACTTCGTTGTCTTCCTGGGTGGCAATGTGGCCCCCGAAATCCTTGACCATCTCGTCAATCACAGACTGGGCCGAAAAATTCAGGCGGATGGCCTTGAAGATCTCGTTTTCAATACCGGCCGCAGGTGTGATCCTCGATTTGAGCATCCGGCTCATGCGGTCCCTGCTTTTAACATCCAGAGGGTTGGCCATCACCAGAGTGACTGCATCGTCCCTGCGTTCATAGGGGATCATCTTCTCAGCGATCAGAAGTGAGGGATCAAGGTTTCGAAATTCTTCAGGAAGTATGATGTCTGAAAGCCTGATCAGCGGAATTTCAAGCGCTTCAGCCAGGGCGGCAGCCAGCTCTTCCGCAGTGAGATATCCCTGGTTGACGAAAAAATCGTAGAGTTTGCCTGCCGGCACTTCTTTGAAATACTCGAGCTGATTTCTGGGAATTATCCCTTTTGTCAGAAAATATTCCTTGATGCTGGAAGGTTTTTCAGTGCTCATCGAGGATTTTTGTCTCCTGATTCAGTCTTTTTTCCAGCCTGGTGGTTTTTCTGGAAATGGTGTCGATTTTTTCAGGGAAAAGGGAATAGATGTCTTCAGCAAAGCAACTCAGCAGGTAAAGCAGATCTGTGAGGTCATCGAAGGTAAGAAAATATCCGAGCCCGTAATCCTTGATGTCATCGACCTTGATCAGGAGCGCTACAGAAATGATTGCCACATCCTTGCGGGTCAGAATCAGATCAGGTTTGTAAAATTCCTGCTTGCCGAGGAACTGCTTTTGATGGAAATTTCTGAGTATTTCGCTCTCACGCGCGTTCTCAGGTATCAGCTGCAGGATATCAGGAACATCAGCGTTTTTCTCTTCGCAGCTTATACGCGAAAACAGACAAAGCAAAAACAGAATGGCAAAAATCTTATACATGGCAGAGATATTATCGGTTGACTGGACTGAAACTTGAATGCATTAAAGATAGGAGGTTCGCTTTTCCAATGGATCATCTTCCACTATGTCTCTCTTGAATTTTCCATATTTCTTATGTAAAATAAAGCTGGTGCATGGCTTAATAGCCGTGTCTCGGGGCTGGAGGTTTGAATCATGTTGAAAATGCATAAGAAAATCGTTCTGGATGAGAATCAGATCCCATTTGCCGTCCAGATCCCGATCGATGAATTCGAGCGACTGGAAGAAGTGATCGAAGACTATGGTTTGGCAAAGCTGATGGATGAGGTTCAGGGTGATGAAGTATTATCTCTGAAGGATGCCAAGAAACATTATCGGTCATTGAAAAAAAATGTGGAAGGTTGAATTCACCAAACGATTCCTCAAAGAACTTGCAGAGCTCCCGAAAGAAATACGAATCAGAGTCGAAACCATTGTTTTTAAGGAATTGTCTGATAATAACCCCTTTGCGCTTGGTTACAATGTCGAGATGCATCCCCTGCTTTCCCGGTGTAAAAGCAGGGCAGACACCGGTATGTTTCCCGATAATCTTGATTTTTTCCCGAGAAACTAGTAAAATTATTAATCTGGCAGTGAGGATAAAATGTATAAAGCGATACTCGCAATTTATGACAATGGCAAAATATTCCCGATCGACAATGAAAAGATCACTGTCAAGAAAGGCAAAGTTCTCCTTACTTTTCTTGATGATGCTGAGATTTCTGAAATACCGGCTATCACAACTCAGGAGATCCTGAAATTCAAAGGCACTCTAAAGAGCTTTCCCGAAGATTCGCTTCAGTTTCAGCGCGAGATCAGAAATGAGTGGTAATTATCTCCTTGATACCAACGCCATCATTGACCTTCTCAAAGTTAATTCCATCTTTTCCAAACTGGAGAAATCAGCGAAATTCTCTCTTTCTTTCATTTCTGAACTTGAGCTTCTTTCCTATAAAAACATCGAACCTCTTGAAGAAAAAAGCATCAGAAATTTGATCGGAAAAGCAGGCATAATCGACATCAATGACAAAATCAAGGCGGAAACGATCCGTCTGAGAAGAAAATACAATCTGAAACTTCCTGACGCCATCATCTGCGCCACAGCTCTTTCCCATGATCTGACTTTGATCACTGCCGATGAAAAACTGAAAAACCTCCAGGAAATCAAATCATTATCTCTGAATGACATCTGTTCATAGGGATTTTCGGAACTCCCTATTGATAACCAATCAGCCCCGATTTCACTAACAGTCCGCTGCCTGGCAACTTCGCCGTTCTTCTCTCGGCTTCACGCAAAATAAATTCTGAGCAGCGCAATGCTCCACCCGGATAGTGCCATGATTGCTGAGCCTGATACTGCCAGTTTATTCCAGTTGTTAGAACAAGCCTCTTCCGGCATCCTTCTGCTGAAGTGACCAAGCAGCATAATCAAACCACCGACTGCGAACATGTATATCAAAAAGAAAATCGTGCAATTCATAAAAAGTTCAGCAGATGAAAAGTTGAAGTTTGGAAAAATAAAGTAAAGCTGCAATACAAGGGTTGTGATAATAGAAAAAGTTATTCCATGACCCATTGAGTAAAACAACGGTAGTTTCAATCCGAGAGACTCCTTTTCCTGGTCTTTTTGGCTGCAGCCAAGAGTTCCGAACAATCTCCAGAAAGATAACAACAGCATCAGAAGCATGAAACCTGCCATTTGTAAGTTAAACATAGTAGTTACGTAAAAGCGGCTTCTATTAATAAAGGATGAAAATGGTTTGATTTTACTTCGATAGCCTGTGCCTGAAAACCGCCAATCTTCATGATGCAGCCAGGACCAATCGAATACAGGTGCATAATGAGCGCCTTTGCTGATCAGATATCTTGTAACTTCAGGAAATTTCGCGGGCAAGAACCAGGCTCCTCCATCATTCAATACATAAAGAATCGATTTATTTTCATCATCAACTGCACTGACATCAGCACCCGATTCCACCAGTGTTTTTACATAATCCAGAACCCCACTAAATTTCCCACCACGACAATAAAAAAGAGGAGTGCGTCCATTATCGTCTCTTGCATTTACATCAGCGCCATGTTCGAGCAGGCACTTTAAAATTTCCGTGTCATAGTATAGATTAAAAAAATTAGCCATCAAATGAAGTGCACTATATCCACCAAAGCATCTAAAATTAACATCTGCACCTGATTCGATAAGCAATTTAGCAGCCATCTCATTATGAACACGAATTGCCATACTAAGAGGTGTTTCATCACAACCAGGGATGTTTGGCCCATTGGGATTTATACCAGCTTCTAAAAGTGACTTGAGTAGACTTGTATCAGATTTTATCCAATAGGTTTTTTGCAATCTGCTGTCCCATTTTTCTGGTGGGTCTGAAACGATAGAGCTAACACTAGAGGTATCGCTGGAGTTTCGATCATTGCCATAATATTCATAACTACCAGCAGATATTTCTTTTAAAAAAGGCCCAACTTTAAATACAAAAGGTAAATTTTTCAAATGTCGAGTAAACAAGCCCATGAAGCCTTGCTTGGACGAAAAATCTAGTATCATACTATATACGTAAGGATTTTCTAGAGTCATAGCAATATCCTTTTTACATGCCACTCTGTATAGAAAATAATATGTGTCATAATCACGGTCCAACAGCAGAGAGTACAATATTTTTTTCAACCTGTTGAAATCGTCTTCTGTATGAAAATCGCTATTGATCAAAGCAGTGAATTCCCTGATTGCTTCAGTCCTGTCTCTTTTCACAGGTTTTTTATTCTGGATCAAGTCACTGTATAAAGAGACTTCAGCAGAAGAAATGATGCAAAAACTATACTCAAATGGTTTGAAATCATGAGGTCTGATCAGAGAGGCCTCGGCATTAATTGAAATCAGTATGAGAATCAGAAAAATCTTTATCATCGCAACATCCTAAGGATTTATAGGGGTTGTCATTATTGAATAAACCAGCATCCCTATAACATAAAATGTTATGCTCGAAACGAGAATCCAATAAATCGTTCTGTTTTTTATTTTAAAATTATCGAATAGTTTCGTAAAAAATGCTGCTGGCAAATTACTGAATACCCCGGCGCAAATCAGATTCAGAGCCAGAATAAATGCGATCATCAGCAACAAATAAACTACAGCAGGAACCATAAAGCCCTATAAAATGAAATTCTATATTTATTATTTCAGTTTACAGAAAATAAACAATAGCGGCAAGGTCATTGAGAATTCGCAGAGCTCGGGAACGCATGATTTGGATATTTCTTATCGCTATTGATGGGGACACGTCGTGGCTTAGGAAAGGAGTTTGGGAACGACATGTCCCCTGTCCCTAACTTCATCTTCTCTTTTTCCCTACTTAACCCCTCTTAGCCGCTCCCAGATCTGGCGGGTCCCGCTCCGCTTTGTAGAGGCTCTTCAATTACCGTTGTTAGAGCCTCTCATCCTTTAGGATGCTTCGGGGATTAAGAAGCTATAAATCTTCGCTACGCTCAGATTAACAGCTTCTAATTTATCCCTGCTTTCGCAGGGATGACGTAGTGTGCTGAGCGCTTAACGATAGGGTCAGGTCTTGAAAATTAGCGTTTAATTGTGGAACAGAAATAGCAGACGCACTTGAACTGGCGACAAACACAGGTCAGTTGCAATTCTGCAGTAACCAGCGATATTATTGATAGTATCTGAATGAGAGGGGTCATGAAATTAAAACTCTATCTTGATACTTCAGTCTGGAATTTCTTTTTTGCGGATGATTCACCGGATAAAATGGAAATCACCAAAAGGTTTT
It includes:
- a CDS encoding type II toxin-antitoxin system VapC family toxin is translated as MSGNYLLDTNAIIDLLKVNSIFSKLEKSAKFSLSFISELELLSYKNIEPLEEKSIRNLIGKAGIIDINDKIKAETIRLRRKYNLKLPDAIICATALSHDLTLITADEKLKNLQEIKSLSLNDICS
- a CDS encoding ankyrin repeat domain-containing protein, which produces MIKIFLILILISINAEASLIRPHDFKPFEYSFCIISSAEVSLYSDLIQNKKPVKRDRTEAIREFTALINSDFHTEDDFNRLKKILYSLLLDRDYDTYYFLYRVACKKDIAMTLENPYVYSMILDFSSKQGFMGLFTRHLKNLPFVFKVGPFLKEISAGSYEYYGNDRNSSDTSSVSSIVSDPPEKWDSRLQKTYWIKSDTSLLKSLLEAGINPNGPNIPGCDETPLSMAIRVHNEMAAKLLIESGADVNFRCFGGYSALHLMANFFNLYYDTEILKCLLEHGADVNARDDNGRTPLFYCRGGKFSGVLDYVKTLVESGADVSAVDDENKSILYVLNDGGAWFLPAKFPEVTRYLISKGAHYAPVFDWSWLHHEDWRFSGTGYRSKIKPFSSFINRSRFYVTTMFNLQMAGFMLLMLLLSFWRLFGTLGCSQKDQEKESLGLKLPLFYSMGHGITFSIITTLVLQLYFIFPNFNFSSAELFMNCTIFFLIYMFAVGGLIMLLGHFSRRMPEEACSNNWNKLAVSGSAIMALSGWSIALLRIYFA
- a CDS encoding GspE/PulE family protein; its protein translation is MSTEKPSSIKEYFLTKGIIPRNQLEYFKEVPAGKLYDFFVNQGYLTAEELAAALAEALEIPLIRLSDIILPEEFRNLDPSLLIAEKMIPYERRDDAVTLVMANPLDVKSRDRMSRMLKSRITPAAGIENEIFKAIRLNFSAQSVIDEMVKDFGGHIATQEDNEVIVENLKNIENPIIKLVNSLILNALEKRASDIHIECYENNLKVKYRIDGILQEIARDLDRSIHEQLVSRIKIMANLDIAEKRTPQDGRFRINLKERSVDFRVSVLPSIFGEVIVIRILDKQNLSLDLEQLGFFPEQLEVFKKNVRLPYGMILVAGPTGSGKTTTLYSALKFIKRTEDKIITIEDPVEYQLPDIVQIPVNEKKGLSFEKGLRSIVRHDPDKIMVGEIRDFETADIAINAALTGHLVFSTIHANHVIDSIFRLINLGIESYQFIAAFNLILTQRLVRKICPFCKVADGKYMGFDVFKGAGCEHCNYTGYFERTAIMEVFPLSDTVKELIIRKTSPLEIEAKARLEGIVSIRDSGIRKLKEGVTTVFELNRVTFEK